DNA from Tripterygium wilfordii isolate XIE 37 chromosome 15, ASM1340144v1, whole genome shotgun sequence:
CAATTAACATAGGATAAAATATTAGCTGTACATATGTTGGCTAAGAAAATTCCCTTTAAATTTATTAGTGACACCATTACCCGCAAAGAGAGTAAAATTTGTGGATGTAATGCAGTGTCAACCATTTATTAGCAAAAATTGTACATTGATCAACTACATACCATATTTGTCTGCTCCAAATCAGAATCATATGGAAGATCAAACGGGTTAGTTGATTTATAATCAGTTGCATTTGGCACTGTCCCCATCTGTGAAAAGCAAAAGTTCCACCAGTAAATATACGGCTAAAGTCAAACATAAAATGAGATTAGCAAAAAGTAAGCATGCAAACCATTAGAGGCGGCATTGCTGGAATATATGATAGCCCTGTGACTTGTGAGGCTAGACTGGACGGACAAGCTACATCGGAATGGGAATTCTGAAACTCCGAAGTAGAAACCTCTGAAACTCTCAGTCCAGAGTACTGATCCAAAGTAAATGAAGGATCCTGTGGTGCTACTTGTAGTTCATTACTGTGCTTGCCGTTCAAAGTAACTGAACTGTCAAAGGCACTCCATGCCTGCTAAGAAACAATGATAAAGTGATTATAAACGTCTAAAAATTCTCATCGATGGTATTGCCCAAGGTTTCTTAAAAAACCAATCATACACCAAAAACTGCTACTTTTACCGATACAACTCCAAAAAGGatgtgaaaaatgaaaagacataCTTCATTACATGATAGCTTACCTGAGTCGGCATTGTATTTGTGGGGGTTTGAATATTGTGCACACCAACATGCCATGGATCAGGCATCAACGAAGACTCCTGTGTATTAGGAAATGATGGCCACTGGACGCATGAATTCGCAGAAGAGCGCTGGTCAAAATCTACAAAGGAAACCCCATTGACCGGGATCACTGCAGCCGTCGCAATTGCAGCCCCTGTTTTGGATGCAGCAGGTGGAGTGTCAAAACTAGCCCATCCTTCATTTTTTGGGACTGATAACACCATTGGTTTTTCATTTCCGACTGTAGCAGACTGCTGGAGGACATTTGTGGCAAAAATGTCAAGCGATGATGGTTGAGTAAATTGGGAAACATGATATGAATTCGCTGACAGAGCTGGAGTTGCCAAAGATTGTTGAAACAAATCTACAGGAGCCAAAGTTGCAGCAGGTGATTGAAACAAGTCAAGAGGTACAGCTGCAGAAGACTCTTCTTCTGGAGCAACAGACACCTTAGAAAGCTCTGAGCCATCATAACCCACAGGAGCAAATGACTCTGTGTGAGCAGATATTCCACCCTGCTTAGCTCCAGAAGCGTGTTCAGGTTCCAAGACCACATCCAGCAAACTACCAGAATTATATGACTTTAGCGAAATAGAACTGCTATCAAATGAGCCAAAACTTCCTGATGATTTTGCTCTCTGAATAGAGGAACCATTGGATGTCAGTTTGTAACGAGACAGAAGAAATAGATGCTTAAATCACATtgaaaaaaggaaattga
Protein-coding regions in this window:
- the LOC120016814 gene encoding probable ADP-ribosylation factor GTPase-activating protein AGD14 isoform X2, producing MVWRFREFTHRVKSVSMAKFTSQEVEALQNGGNQCARELYMKDWDFQRQRFPDSSNADKVREFIKHVYVDKKYAGSKTSDKPPRDLQGLRNREDETRRASSYHSYSQSPPYDYQYEDRRYGRHAASLTRKPGSDKGLYVGKASSFVSSPGGVSEQMYEDRFANDDSVSRFSDYSVSSGGDPVRTGAQSPFQKDSGFSSPPVQSSRVILNEHVQSQAANFSPDANFRRDAERIPCPQRAKSSGSFGSFDSSSISLKSYNSGSLLDVVLEPEHASGAKQGGISAHTESFAPVGYDGSELSKVSVAPEEESSAAVPLDLFQSPAATLAPVDLFQQSLATPALSANSYHVSQFTQPSSLDIFATNVLQQSATVGNEKPMVLSVPKNEGWASFDTPPAASKTGAAIATAAVIPVNGVSFVDFDQRSSANSCVQWPSFPNTQESSLMPDPWHVGVHNIQTPTNTMPTQAWSAFDSSVTLNGKHSNELQVAPQDPSFTLDQYSGLRVSEVSTSEFQNSHSDVACPSSLASQVTGLSYIPAMPPLMMGTVPNATDYKSTNPFDLPYDSDLEQTNMFLDMSSLQATLPNSASSSTYLGGVTPSWFPQESVAAYIPAATQGGLAYMAGQATSSQLPNVAQTQGSVASVGRNPFA